The proteins below come from a single Mycolicibacterium sp. TY81 genomic window:
- a CDS encoding IS256 family transposase, producing the protein MLTVVHDAEEANGSEAGRSLLDEIVRDGARQMLAAALQAEVAAYVAAFADQLDENGHRLVVRNGYHQPREVLTAAGAVQVKAPRVNDRRVDPDSGERQRFSSAILPAWARKSPQMSEVLPLLYLHGLSTSDFGPALEQFLGSGAGLSATTITRLTAQWQDEARTFAARDLSGSDYVYLWVDGIHLKVRLDQEKLCLLVMLGVPADGRKELVAITDGYRESCESWADLLRDCKRRGMTAPVLAVGDGALGFWKAVREVFPKTREQRCWFHKQANVLSALPKSAHPAALAAIKDIYNAEDIDKAQVAVKAFAVAFGAKYPKVVAKIVDDLDVLLEFYHYPAEHWIHLRTTNPIESTFATVRLRTKVTKGPGSRAAGLAMAYKLIDAAQARWRAVNAPHLVALVRAGAVFHKGKLLERPTDITPPTPPSDGDQHTETEVA; encoded by the coding sequence ATGCTCACCGTAGTTCACGATGCCGAGGAGGCCAACGGCAGCGAGGCCGGCCGGTCGTTGTTGGACGAGATCGTCCGCGACGGAGCCCGGCAGATGTTGGCCGCTGCCCTGCAGGCCGAGGTCGCCGCGTACGTCGCCGCATTCGCTGATCAGCTCGACGAGAACGGTCACCGACTGGTGGTCCGCAACGGCTATCACCAGCCGCGTGAGGTGCTGACCGCGGCCGGTGCCGTGCAGGTGAAAGCGCCGCGGGTCAACGACCGCCGTGTCGACCCCGATTCTGGTGAGCGGCAGCGGTTCTCCTCGGCGATCCTGCCGGCCTGGGCACGCAAGTCCCCGCAGATGAGTGAGGTGCTGCCGCTGCTGTATCTGCACGGCCTATCAACCAGCGACTTCGGGCCCGCACTCGAGCAGTTCCTCGGCTCGGGTGCCGGGTTGTCGGCCACCACGATCACCCGTCTGACCGCGCAGTGGCAAGACGAAGCCCGTACGTTCGCTGCCCGGGACCTGTCCGGCAGCGACTACGTCTACCTGTGGGTCGACGGCATTCACCTCAAGGTCCGCCTGGACCAGGAGAAGCTGTGCCTGCTGGTGATGCTCGGCGTGCCCGCTGACGGCCGCAAAGAGCTCGTGGCGATCACCGACGGCTATCGGGAGTCATGCGAGTCGTGGGCGGATCTGCTGCGCGACTGCAAACGCCGCGGCATGACCGCCCCAGTGCTGGCCGTCGGCGATGGCGCGCTCGGGTTCTGGAAGGCGGTGCGGGAGGTATTCCCGAAGACCCGAGAGCAGCGCTGCTGGTTCCACAAGCAGGCCAACGTCCTTTCCGCACTGCCGAAGTCAGCGCATCCGGCCGCGCTGGCGGCCATCAAGGACATCTACAACGCCGAAGACATCGACAAAGCTCAGGTCGCGGTCAAGGCCTTCGCGGTTGCCTTCGGCGCGAAGTACCCGAAAGTGGTCGCCAAGATCGTCGACGACCTCGATGTCCTGCTGGAGTTCTACCACTACCCCGCCGAGCACTGGATCCATCTGCGTACCACGAATCCGATCGAATCCACCTTCGCCACAGTGCGTTTGAGAACGAAGGTCACCAAGGGTCCGGGATCGCGGGCCGCTGGATTGGCCATGGCCTACAAGCTGATCGACGCAGCCCAAGCCCGCTGGCGGGCCGTCAACGCCCCACATCTGGTCGCCCTCGTCCGCGCCGGAGCGGTCTTCCACAAAGGCAAACTGCTCGAACGGCCCACCGACATCACCCCACCGACACCACCGTCAGACGGCGATCAACACACCGAAACGGAGGTCGCCTGA
- a CDS encoding MscL family protein encodes MIIALDLAVAVVIGAAFTTLVKAFTDQVIQPLISSIGAGGDHSYGVLRIHLLGDNYMDLNAVLSATINFVLVAAVIYFVVVLPYSKFRAAKEDAIKEEVELLKEIRDLLGNK; translated from the coding sequence CTGATCATTGCTCTCGATCTGGCGGTCGCCGTCGTGATCGGCGCCGCGTTCACCACGCTGGTGAAGGCGTTCACCGACCAGGTGATCCAGCCGTTGATCTCCAGCATCGGTGCCGGCGGCGACCACTCGTACGGGGTCCTGCGGATCCACCTGCTCGGCGACAACTACATGGACCTGAACGCGGTCTTGAGCGCGACGATCAACTTCGTCCTGGTGGCCGCCGTCATCTACTTCGTGGTTGTGCTGCCGTACAGCAAGTTCCGCGCGGCCAAGGAAGACGCCATCAAGGAGGAAGTCGAACTTCTGAAGGAAATCCGCGACCTGCTCGGCAACAAGTAG
- a CDS encoding SAF domain-containing protein, protein MGDSLDAPLIGRLTHKLRPDWTRTTAARRAAAGMLVVLAAVIEFRPDPADGQVAVVVAAHDLSPGSALTADDVVVESRSAPGIPDGALRESSAVVGSTLAAPARRGEVITDVRILGSRLTVAAAGPDARMVPLHLADAALPDLLRAGDVVDVLAGPENAGTTADQSPAEVIATDARVVLVSERRKSPTSADERVVLVALPRHSANVVAGAALHRAITVTLH, encoded by the coding sequence ATGGGGGATTCGCTCGATGCGCCGTTGATCGGCCGACTGACACACAAGCTGCGGCCCGACTGGACCAGGACCACGGCCGCGCGCCGCGCCGCCGCAGGGATGTTGGTGGTCCTCGCGGCCGTCATCGAATTTCGGCCGGACCCCGCGGACGGACAGGTCGCCGTCGTCGTCGCCGCGCATGACCTGTCCCCCGGCTCAGCCTTGACGGCAGACGACGTCGTCGTCGAATCCCGTTCCGCGCCAGGCATTCCCGACGGCGCACTGCGCGAATCCAGCGCCGTCGTCGGCTCGACGCTGGCCGCCCCAGCGCGACGCGGCGAGGTCATCACCGACGTGCGGATACTCGGTTCCCGGCTCACCGTCGCCGCCGCCGGGCCCGACGCGCGCATGGTACCACTGCATCTGGCGGACGCCGCGCTCCCGGACCTGCTGCGCGCAGGCGACGTGGTCGACGTCCTGGCCGGACCGGAGAACGCCGGCACGACAGCCGATCAATCGCCGGCCGAGGTGATCGCCACCGACGCGCGGGTGGTGCTGGTGTCCGAACGGCGCAAGTCACCGACGAGCGCCGACGAACGCGTCGTACTCGTCGCCCTGCCGCGGCACAGCGCCAATGTCGTCGCGGGCGCGGCGCTGCACCGGGCCATCACCGTCACTCTGCACTGA
- a CDS encoding FmdB family zinc ribbon protein produces MPTYSYACTECDNRFDAVQAFSDDALTECPKCHGRLRKLFGSVGVVFKGSGFYRTDNRDSKSSSTAAAPAKSESSSSSSDSSSSSSSSSSSSSTKSAAPAAAASN; encoded by the coding sequence GTGCCGACCTATTCCTACGCGTGTACCGAGTGCGACAACCGGTTCGACGCGGTGCAGGCATTCAGCGATGACGCGCTGACCGAATGCCCGAAGTGCCACGGCCGGCTGCGCAAGCTGTTCGGCTCCGTCGGCGTGGTCTTCAAGGGCAGCGGCTTCTACCGCACCGACAACCGCGATTCGAAGAGCTCCAGCACCGCGGCCGCTCCCGCAAAGAGCGAGTCGAGCTCCAGCTCGTCGGACTCGTCTTCGTCGTCCTCGTCGTCCTCGTCGAGCAGCAGCACGAAGTCGGCCGCGCCGGCCGCCGCCGCGTCCAACTGA
- a CDS encoding 5-formyltetrahydrofolate cyclo-ligase — protein sequence MTPEGKRELRSAILNRRRALTPEQRQADAEALARRAPELVSPGVVVCAYVPIGTEPGSPAMLDALIDAGARVLLPVTHPDAPLSWGWYRAGHLTKASFGLLEPAGPHLAPDAIRQAGVVLVPALAVDRAGVRLGRGAGFYDRSLSLAAADALLVAVVYDDDLLPALPAEPHDVAMTHALTPRAGLVTLGV from the coding sequence GTGACCCCTGAGGGAAAGCGTGAGCTGCGCAGCGCCATCCTGAATCGACGGCGGGCCCTGACGCCGGAGCAGAGGCAGGCGGACGCCGAAGCGCTGGCGCGACGGGCGCCCGAATTGGTGAGCCCCGGCGTCGTGGTGTGCGCGTATGTCCCGATCGGCACCGAACCGGGTTCGCCGGCGATGCTGGACGCCCTGATCGACGCCGGTGCCCGGGTGTTGTTGCCGGTGACGCACCCCGACGCCCCGCTGAGCTGGGGCTGGTATCGCGCCGGGCATCTCACGAAGGCGTCCTTCGGACTACTCGAACCGGCGGGGCCGCATCTTGCACCCGATGCGATCCGGCAGGCCGGCGTGGTGCTGGTCCCTGCGCTCGCCGTCGACCGTGCGGGCGTGCGCCTCGGCCGCGGCGCCGGCTTCTACGACCGGTCGCTCTCGCTGGCCGCGGCGGACGCGCTGCTCGTGGCGGTGGTGTACGACGACGATCTGCTGCCGGCGCTACCTGCCGAACCGCACGACGTCGCGATGACGCATGCCCTGACCCCGCGGGCGGGCCTGGTCACGCTGGGAGTTTGA
- a CDS encoding UTP--glucose-1-phosphate uridylyltransferase yields the protein MTTQTSVPMPRTAVVPAAGLGTRFLPATKTVPKELLPVVDTPGIELVAAEAADAGGERLVIVTSEGKDGVVAHFVEDLILEGTLEARGKHVMLEKVRRAPALIKVESVVQAEPLGLGHAVSCVEPVLLPDEDAIAVLLPDDLVLPTGVLETMAKVRAKRGGSVLCAIEVPEDEISAYGVFDVETVPDAANPNVLRVKGMVEKPKAEDAPSPFAAAGRYILDRAIFDALRRVQKGVGGEIQLTDAIALLIEDGHPVHVVVHRGSRHDLGNPGGYLKAAVDFALERDDYGPELRRWLVERLGLAER from the coding sequence ATGACGACACAGACTTCAGTGCCGATGCCGCGTACCGCGGTGGTCCCGGCGGCTGGTCTGGGCACGCGTTTCCTGCCTGCCACCAAGACCGTGCCCAAGGAGTTGCTGCCGGTCGTCGACACCCCCGGCATCGAGCTGGTTGCTGCGGAAGCTGCCGACGCCGGCGGCGAGCGACTGGTCATCGTGACCTCGGAGGGCAAGGACGGCGTCGTTGCGCATTTCGTCGAGGACCTCATCCTCGAAGGAACGCTCGAGGCGCGCGGCAAGCACGTGATGCTCGAGAAGGTGCGGCGCGCACCCGCATTGATCAAGGTGGAGTCGGTCGTGCAGGCCGAGCCCCTGGGCCTGGGCCACGCCGTCAGCTGCGTCGAGCCGGTGCTGCTGCCCGACGAGGATGCCATCGCGGTCCTGCTGCCCGACGATCTGGTGCTGCCGACCGGCGTGCTCGAGACCATGGCGAAGGTACGCGCCAAGCGTGGCGGCTCGGTGTTGTGCGCCATCGAGGTGCCCGAGGACGAGATCAGCGCCTACGGCGTGTTCGACGTCGAGACGGTGCCCGACGCGGCCAACCCGAATGTGCTGCGCGTCAAGGGCATGGTGGAGAAGCCGAAAGCCGAGGACGCCCCGTCGCCGTTCGCCGCGGCCGGCCGGTACATCCTCGACCGCGCCATCTTCGACGCGTTGCGGCGCGTGCAGAAGGGTGTCGGCGGCGAGATCCAGTTGACGGACGCCATCGCGCTCCTCATCGAGGACGGCCACCCCGTGCATGTGGTGGTGCACCGCGGGTCCCGACACGACCTGGGAAATCCCGGCGGCTACCTTAAAGCTGCGGTTGACTTTGCGTTGGAACGCGACGACTACGGCCCGGAATTGCGGCGTTGGTTGGTCGAGCGATTGGGTCTTGCCGAGCGCTGA
- the glp gene encoding gephyrin-like molybdotransferase Glp, giving the protein MRSVEDQQARVAAAAVAPRPVRVAIAEAQGLMCAEEVVTERPLPGFDQAAIDGYAVRSVDVMGADSGGDADVTLPVVSTIAAGERTPTRLQPRQAARVQTGAPMPTLADAVLPLRWTDGGESRVRVLRGVRSGAYVRRTGDDVQPGDVAVRAGTIIGPAQVGLLAAVGRERVLVHPRPRLTVISVGGELVDISRTPGNGQVYDVNSYALAAAGRDAGAEVNRVGIVDADPKTLRDVVEGQLSRSEVVVIAGAVGGAAAEGVRTVLAELGEMEVARIAMHPGSVQGFGTLGRDGVPVFLLPANPVSALVVFEVMVRPLIRMSLGKRQPMRRVVPARTLSPISSVVGRKGFLRGQLMRDQDTGEYLVQALGGAPGASHLLATLAEANCLVIVPTEAEQIRTGESVDVAFLAQRG; this is encoded by the coding sequence GTGCGTTCGGTTGAGGACCAGCAGGCCCGGGTTGCGGCTGCGGCGGTGGCACCGCGGCCGGTGCGGGTGGCGATAGCCGAAGCGCAGGGCCTGATGTGCGCCGAAGAGGTGGTCACCGAACGCCCGCTGCCCGGATTCGATCAAGCCGCCATCGACGGCTATGCCGTGCGCAGCGTCGACGTGATGGGCGCGGATTCCGGCGGCGACGCCGACGTCACGCTGCCCGTGGTCTCGACCATCGCCGCGGGCGAACGCACTCCCACCCGCCTGCAGCCGCGGCAGGCCGCGCGGGTGCAGACCGGTGCGCCGATGCCCACGCTCGCCGACGCGGTGCTGCCTCTGCGCTGGACCGACGGCGGCGAATCGCGCGTGCGGGTCCTGCGCGGGGTGCGGTCCGGCGCCTACGTCCGTCGTACCGGGGACGACGTGCAGCCCGGCGACGTCGCGGTGCGTGCCGGCACCATCATCGGGCCGGCCCAGGTCGGACTCCTGGCGGCGGTGGGCCGTGAACGCGTGCTGGTCCACCCGCGGCCGCGGCTGACGGTCATCTCCGTCGGCGGCGAGCTCGTCGACATCTCCCGCACACCCGGCAACGGCCAGGTCTATGACGTCAACTCCTATGCCTTGGCCGCCGCCGGTCGCGACGCCGGCGCCGAGGTGAACCGCGTCGGCATCGTGGATGCCGACCCCAAGACCCTGCGCGACGTGGTCGAGGGCCAGCTGAGCCGGTCGGAAGTCGTGGTGATCGCGGGCGCTGTCGGCGGCGCGGCGGCCGAAGGCGTGCGCACGGTTCTCGCCGAGCTGGGGGAGATGGAGGTCGCCCGGATCGCGATGCACCCCGGATCGGTGCAGGGTTTCGGCACGCTCGGCCGCGACGGCGTCCCGGTTTTCCTGCTGCCTGCGAACCCGGTGAGTGCGCTGGTGGTCTTCGAGGTGATGGTCCGTCCGTTGATCCGGATGTCACTGGGCAAGCGGCAGCCGATGCGGCGCGTGGTGCCGGCCCGGACGTTGTCACCGATCTCATCGGTGGTGGGGCGCAAGGGATTTCTGCGTGGCCAGTTGATGCGCGATCAGGACACCGGCGAGTACCTGGTGCAGGCGCTGGGCGGGGCCCCGGGCGCGTCGCACCTGCTGGCCACCCTCGCGGAGGCCAACTGCCTGGTGATCGTGCCGACCGAGGCCGAGCAGATTCGCACGGGCGAATCGGTCGACGTGGCCTTTCTTGCACAGCGTGGCTGA
- a CDS encoding GNAT family N-acetyltransferase produces MNLLRSSSMHPGWPLSVGPIRVHAGVVRLRPVRLRDGPVWSRMRLTDRAHLEPWEPVGEVDWTARHAVSSWPALCSGLRGEARRGRMLPYVIELDGEFCGQLTIGNVTHGALRSAWIGYWVASRFTGGGIATAALALGVDHAFGPVGLHRIEATVRPENGPSRSVLARVGFREEGLLQRYLEVDGAWRDHLLVAMTVEEMAQSASSALVREGRATWV; encoded by the coding sequence GTGAACCTGTTGCGTTCGAGTTCGATGCATCCTGGCTGGCCGCTGTCGGTCGGTCCGATCCGGGTGCATGCCGGGGTGGTGCGATTGCGGCCGGTGCGGTTGCGCGACGGCCCGGTGTGGAGCCGGATGCGGCTGACCGACCGCGCGCACCTGGAGCCCTGGGAGCCCGTCGGCGAGGTGGATTGGACTGCGCGCCATGCTGTTTCGTCGTGGCCGGCACTGTGCTCGGGGCTGCGGGGCGAGGCCCGGCGCGGTCGCATGTTGCCGTATGTCATCGAGCTGGACGGTGAGTTCTGCGGGCAGCTGACCATCGGCAACGTCACGCACGGAGCGCTGCGGTCGGCGTGGATCGGGTACTGGGTGGCAAGCCGGTTCACCGGCGGAGGGATCGCGACGGCCGCGCTGGCGCTGGGCGTCGACCATGCCTTTGGCCCGGTCGGCCTGCACCGGATCGAGGCGACGGTGCGGCCGGAGAACGGTCCGAGCCGGTCGGTGCTGGCGCGTGTGGGGTTCCGCGAGGAGGGGCTGCTGCAGCGCTACCTGGAAGTCGACGGGGCCTGGCGGGACCATCTGCTGGTCGCCATGACCGTGGAAGAGATGGCGCAGTCGGCGTCATCGGCGCTGGTCAGGGAGGGCCGAGCCACGTGGGTCTGA
- the glpR gene encoding gephyrin-like molybdotransferase receptor GlpR → MPSIPQSLLWISLVVLWLFVLVPMLISKRENVRRTSDVALATRVLNTNGNSRLRRRSGPAAGHYSDPHWKQDDDLSAFEEDFARSDATTDSIPVADPEADKTHSMVVVEHVVVEESEYLDVEVVEMDSGALPIGASGRMKAVPEPETAEQPTLFDEVATPTMAIRTISEADFDPEEALTDEMAAAEPEAEVEAEAEPTTDVHEAIASDEEQAEVAPEPADEAEDGTEHDYEYVDDTSGVEAASEAEPKLADSMSKARRVRHESKAAVAAAERKYRFRSRMLSGLAVAILVTGVAAFTLASSTWWWFCGVVSAAAVLYLAYLRRQTRIEEQLRRRRAQRMMRSRHGVENTQDEEFDVVPSRLRRPGAVVLDIDDEDPIFEHLEYARMARDYDLPRAAGQ, encoded by the coding sequence ATGCCAAGCATCCCCCAATCCCTACTGTGGATATCCCTCGTCGTGTTGTGGTTGTTCGTGTTGGTGCCGATGTTGATCAGCAAGCGCGAGAACGTCCGCCGCACGAGCGATGTCGCATTGGCGACCCGCGTGCTCAACACGAACGGCAACAGCCGGCTGCGACGCCGTAGTGGACCCGCTGCGGGGCACTACAGTGACCCGCACTGGAAACAGGACGACGATCTCAGTGCGTTCGAAGAAGACTTCGCGCGCAGCGATGCGACCACCGACTCGATCCCGGTCGCCGATCCGGAAGCGGACAAGACGCATTCGATGGTGGTCGTCGAGCATGTCGTCGTCGAAGAGTCGGAGTACCTCGACGTCGAGGTCGTCGAGATGGACTCCGGTGCCCTGCCGATCGGTGCCTCGGGACGCATGAAAGCCGTTCCTGAGCCTGAAACTGCCGAACAGCCAACGCTTTTCGACGAGGTCGCGACGCCCACCATGGCGATCCGGACCATCTCCGAGGCCGACTTCGACCCCGAGGAAGCGCTCACGGACGAGATGGCGGCGGCGGAGCCCGAGGCGGAAGTCGAGGCAGAGGCCGAGCCGACCACCGACGTGCACGAGGCCATCGCCTCTGACGAGGAACAGGCCGAGGTAGCGCCCGAGCCCGCGGACGAAGCCGAGGACGGCACCGAACACGACTACGAGTACGTCGACGACACCTCGGGCGTCGAGGCGGCGTCCGAGGCCGAGCCGAAGCTGGCCGATTCGATGTCCAAGGCGCGCCGCGTCCGCCACGAATCAAAGGCCGCCGTCGCGGCCGCAGAGCGCAAGTACCGCTTCCGCAGCCGCATGCTCTCCGGCTTGGCTGTGGCCATCCTCGTGACCGGCGTCGCCGCGTTCACGCTGGCATCGAGCACGTGGTGGTGGTTCTGCGGAGTGGTCAGCGCGGCCGCCGTGCTGTATCTGGCCTACCTGCGTCGTCAGACCCGGATCGAAGAACAGCTGCGGCGCCGGCGCGCCCAGCGGATGATGCGCTCCCGGCATGGCGTGGAGAACACGCAGGACGAGGAGTTCGACGTCGTCCCCTCCCGCCTGCGCCGTCCGGGTGCCGTCGTCCTAGACATCGACGACGAGGATCCGATCTTCGAGCACCTGGAATATGCCCGGATGGCGCGCGACTATGACCTGCCCCGAGCGGCTGGGCAGTAA
- a CDS encoding TetR/AcrR family transcriptional regulator encodes MPQHDWVLGTDRNAEALARILSASSELVSRKGFDAFTVEAVAAELHCSPATVYRRAGGKAAILERLVSLFAERIVGSIREAITGLGGTERVVAAIVVALDCMRGEPLGKLIMGDVRPDHGSEAVTASPLVAKFADEMIGRHDPLAAQWLIRVTFALWYWPLKDKQAEYELVKRFAGPSVTLGLGE; translated from the coding sequence ATGCCACAACATGACTGGGTGCTCGGAACCGACCGCAATGCCGAAGCGCTCGCCCGCATTCTCTCGGCCTCGTCGGAACTCGTGTCCCGCAAGGGTTTCGACGCGTTCACGGTCGAAGCGGTGGCCGCCGAACTGCACTGTTCCCCGGCCACCGTCTACCGCCGCGCCGGCGGCAAGGCAGCGATCCTCGAGCGACTCGTATCGCTGTTCGCCGAACGAATCGTCGGCTCCATCCGTGAGGCCATCACCGGCCTGGGCGGCACCGAGCGCGTCGTGGCTGCCATCGTCGTCGCGCTGGACTGCATGCGGGGCGAACCGCTGGGAAAACTCATCATGGGAGATGTCCGGCCCGATCACGGCAGCGAGGCCGTGACCGCCTCACCTCTGGTTGCCAAGTTTGCCGACGAGATGATCGGGCGCCACGACCCGTTGGCAGCGCAATGGCTGATCCGGGTGACATTCGCACTGTGGTACTGGCCGCTCAAGGACAAACAGGCCGAATACGAACTGGTGAAGCGCTTCGCCGGGCCGTCGGTGACACTGGGCCTGGGCGAGTGA
- a CDS encoding cytochrome P450: MTIAQAVRGTTSVLSPLLAAGQLNVAATVRARRLGYRSWTGAINTDYDPLDPQTAAHPHEAYAALHRGGRVHYSPQRSTWILHRLDDVRAALRDTDQVTSSQGVTRIRMVADLVVVTDGEQHSRLRKQVQPAFTKGALDSWRATIDGLAADLVGDLIADPGADAVQRLTVPLPLRVIAALLGVPERDIAEFRRWSDESTRLINFTPTVPGLVDAAKSMRAAMALRRYFLRHLAAGELKGSDTVLGRLLAHSSDGALSDEALFQIAILLLIAGNETTTNLLGGMLHTYALYPDQYDMIRENPDLIPQAIEEHIRYTSPIQNLYRYTRAPYRVGEVTIPTGSRILLSFGAANRDPLAFDDPDVFRTDRNPRTHVGFGFGAHLCLGAPLARMEAHAVLRELVNRVSRVTITGPPTWSTNSSLRGPTRLPVVLHP, from the coding sequence ATGACAATCGCACAGGCGGTACGTGGCACCACCTCGGTGCTGTCCCCGCTGCTGGCGGCCGGCCAGCTGAACGTCGCGGCCACGGTGCGTGCCCGCCGCCTCGGCTACCGCAGCTGGACCGGCGCCATCAACACCGACTACGACCCACTGGACCCGCAGACGGCCGCCCATCCGCACGAGGCGTACGCGGCCCTGCATCGGGGTGGGCGCGTCCACTACAGCCCACAGCGGTCGACGTGGATTCTGCACCGGCTCGACGACGTCCGTGCCGCCCTGCGCGATACCGACCAGGTCACCAGCAGCCAGGGGGTGACGCGGATTCGGATGGTCGCCGACCTTGTCGTGGTGACCGACGGCGAACAGCACAGCCGGCTGCGCAAGCAGGTGCAGCCGGCGTTCACCAAAGGCGCGCTGGACAGTTGGCGCGCCACCATCGATGGGCTCGCCGCGGATCTCGTCGGCGATCTCATCGCCGACCCGGGTGCGGACGCCGTACAGCGACTGACGGTCCCGCTGCCGCTGCGGGTCATCGCCGCGCTGCTCGGCGTCCCCGAGCGTGACATCGCCGAGTTCCGCCGATGGTCCGACGAGAGCACCCGGCTCATCAACTTCACCCCGACCGTCCCCGGTCTCGTCGACGCCGCGAAGTCGATGCGTGCCGCAATGGCGTTGCGCCGGTACTTCTTACGGCATCTGGCGGCAGGAGAGCTGAAGGGCTCGGACACGGTGCTCGGGCGGCTGCTCGCCCACAGCTCCGACGGCGCGTTGTCGGACGAGGCGCTGTTCCAGATCGCCATCCTGCTGCTGATCGCCGGCAACGAGACGACCACCAATCTGCTGGGCGGGATGCTCCACACCTACGCGCTGTACCCGGACCAGTACGACATGATCCGGGAGAACCCGGACCTGATCCCGCAGGCCATAGAGGAACACATCCGGTACACCAGTCCCATTCAGAACCTCTACCGCTACACCCGCGCGCCCTACCGGGTCGGCGAGGTCACCATTCCGACGGGCTCACGCATCCTCCTGTCGTTCGGCGCCGCGAACCGCGATCCGCTCGCATTCGATGACCCCGACGTTTTCCGCACGGACCGCAACCCACGGACCCACGTCGGCTTCGGCTTCGGGGCACACCTGTGTCTGGGCGCGCCGCTGGCGCGGATGGAAGCGCATGCCGTCCTGCGTGAGCTCGTCAACCGCGTTTCGAGAGTGACCATCACCGGACCGCCGACATGGTCCACCAACAGTTCGCTGCGCGGACCCACGCGACTTCCGGTCGTGCTTCACCCCTGA
- the hchA gene encoding glyoxalase III HchA produces the protein MSESELSKSPTPDPAEDNAFFPSAYSLSQYTSDRTDFGGVEHAGAYTGGRWKILMIATDERYLLMDNGTMFSTGNHPVEMLLPLHHLMAAGFDVDVATITGNPVKLELWAMPGKDDAVQQTYADLKPKLKEPLNLREVIVDRLGPDSDYLAVFIPGGHGAEVGIPFSPEVGQVLNWALENDRFVITLCHGPACLLAAAIGKTESPFKGYRICVFPDALDKGPNKEMGYIPGGLRLFIGEALEDQGLKVVNDQMTGQVHQDRRLLTGDSPLASNNLGLLAADALVEAVTAEA, from the coding sequence GTGAGCGAATCCGAACTGAGCAAATCCCCGACACCCGATCCGGCCGAGGACAACGCCTTCTTTCCCTCGGCGTACTCGTTGAGCCAATACACCTCGGACAGAACAGATTTCGGCGGCGTCGAACACGCCGGCGCGTATACCGGCGGCCGGTGGAAGATTCTGATGATCGCCACCGACGAGCGCTATCTGCTGATGGACAACGGCACCATGTTCTCCACCGGGAACCACCCCGTGGAGATGCTGCTGCCGCTGCATCACCTGATGGCCGCGGGCTTCGACGTCGACGTCGCCACCATCACCGGAAACCCGGTCAAGCTGGAGCTGTGGGCGATGCCGGGCAAGGACGACGCCGTGCAGCAGACCTACGCCGACCTCAAGCCCAAACTCAAGGAGCCGCTGAATCTTCGTGAGGTGATCGTCGACAGGCTGGGACCCGATTCCGACTATCTGGCGGTATTCATCCCGGGTGGCCACGGCGCCGAGGTCGGTATCCCGTTCAGCCCCGAGGTCGGTCAGGTACTCAATTGGGCACTCGAGAACGACAGGTTCGTCATCACGCTGTGTCACGGTCCGGCCTGCCTGCTGGCGGCCGCGATCGGCAAGACGGAGTCACCGTTCAAGGGCTACCGCATCTGCGTTTTTCCCGATGCGCTCGACAAGGGGCCCAACAAGGAGATGGGTTACATACCCGGCGGGCTGCGGCTCTTCATCGGGGAGGCGCTGGAGGATCAGGGTCTCAAGGTCGTCAACGACCAGATGACCGGTCAGGTCCATCAGGACCGGCGGCTGCTCACCGGCGACAGTCCGCTGGCCTCGAACAACCTTGGTCTGCTCGCCGCGGACGCGTTGGTCGAGGCGGTGACTGCCGAGGCGTAG